The following are encoded in a window of Pan troglodytes isolate AG18354 chromosome 4, NHGRI_mPanTro3-v2.0_pri, whole genome shotgun sequence genomic DNA:
- the GZMK gene encoding granzyme K, with product MTKFSSFSLFFLIVGAYMTHVCFNMEIIGGKEVSPHSRPFMASIQYGGHHICGGVLIDPQWVLTAAHCKYRFTKGQSPTVVLGAHSLSKNEASKQTLEIKKFIPFSRVTSDPQSNDIMLVKLQTAAKLNKHVKMLHIRSKTSLRSGTKCKVTGWGATDPDSLRPSDTLREVTVTVLSRKLCNSQSYYNGDPFITKDMVCAGDAKGQKDSCKGDSGGPLICKGVFHAIVSGGHECGVATKPGIYTLLTKKYQTWIKSNLVPPHTN from the exons ATGActaagttttcttccttttctctgtttttcctaaTAGTCGGGGCTTATATGACTCATGTGT GTTTCAATATGGAAATTATTGGAGGGAAAGAAGTGTCACCTCATTCCAGGCCATTTATGGCCTCCATCCAGTATGGCGGACATCACATTTGTGGAGGTGTTCTGATTGATCCACAGTGGGTGCTGACAGCAGCCCACTGCAAATATCG GTTTACCAAAGGCCAGTCTCCCACTGTGGTTTTAGGCGCACACTCTCTCTCAAAGAATGAGGCCTCCAAACAAACACTGGAGATCAAAAAATTTATACCATTCTCAAGAGTTACATCAGATCCTCAATCAAATGATATCATGCTGGTTAAG CTTCAAACAGCCGCAAAACTCAATAAACATGTCAAGATGCTCCACATAAGATCCAAAACCTCTCTTAGATCTGGAACCAAATGCAAGGTTACTGGCTGGGGAGCCACCGATCCAGATTCATTAAGACCTTCTGACACCCTGCGAGAAGTCACTGTTACTGTCCTAAGTCGAAAACTTTGCAACAGCCAAAGTTACTACAACGGCGACCCTTTTATCACCAAAGACATGGTCTGTGCAGGAGATGCCAAAGGCCAGAAGGATTCCTGTAAG gGTGACTCAGGGGGCCCCTTGATCTGTAAAGGTGTGTTCCACGCTATAGTCTCTGGAGGTCATGAATGTGGTGTTGCCACAAAGCCTGGAATCTACACCCTGTTAACCAAGAAATACCAGACTTGGATCAAAAGCAACCTTGTCCCGCCTCATACAAATTAa